The following are encoded together in the Glycine max cultivar Williams 82 chromosome 8, Glycine_max_v4.0, whole genome shotgun sequence genome:
- the LOC100789252 gene encoding single-stranded DNA-binding protein WHY1, chloroplastic isoform X1, with amino-acid sequence MSNLQLQLHSPPPSSLLSSSSSPSSLYSSSSLKLFPNHPFSTKSLPFNNHKHFSLRCRHTDLFDQNTIASTPRPTRPSASVGALPPRVYVGYSIYKGKAALTLTPRPPEFMPLDSGAYKISKEGYVLLQFAPAVGTRQYDWNRKQVFSLSVSEMGSVISLGARDSYELFHDPFKGKSDEGKVRKILKVEPLPDGSGHFFNLSVQNNLVNVDESIYIPVTKAELAVLTSTFNFIMPYLLGWHTFANSIKPEDNGVNNANPRYGGDYEWNR; translated from the exons ATGTCGAATTTGCAGTTACAGCTTCACTCTCCTCCACCATCATCCCTCttatcatcttcatcatcaccatcatcactatactcttcttcttctcttaagCTATTCCCAAACCACCCTTTTTCCACAAAGTCCCTTCCTTTCAACAATCATAAACATTTCTCCCTAAGATGCCGCCACACTGACCTCTTCGACCAGAACACCATAGCCTCCACACCACGACCAACGAGACCCTCTGCTTCAG TTGGAGCTTTGCCGCCTAGGGTTTATGTTGGTTACTCCATTTACAAAGGGAAGGCTGCGCTTACATTGACTCCTAGGCCCCCGGAATTCATGCCGCTCGAT TCAGGAGCATACAAAATATCCAAGGAAGGTTATGTGCTGCTTCAGTTTGCACCGGCGGTTGGTACGCGCCAATATGATTGGAATAGGAAGCAG GTGTTTTCCTTATCAGTGAGTGAAATGGGAAGTGTGATTAGCCTTGGTGCAAGGGACTCTTATGAACTTTTTCATGATCCTTTTAAGGGCAAAAG TGATGAAGGTAAAGTCAGAAAAATTTTGAAGGTGGAGCCTCTTCCAGATGGTTCTGGACACTTCTTTAACCTAA GTGTTCAAAACAACCTTGTGAATGTGGATGAAAGCATCTATATCCCTGTTACAAAAGCAGAGTTGGCAGTTTTGACCTCAACTTTCAAT ttTATCATGCCATACCTTCTGGGTTGGCACACCTTTGCAAACTCCATAAAGCCAGAAGATAATGGAGTGAATAATGCCAACCCAAGATATGGAGGAGACTATGAATGGAACAGATAG
- the LOC100800156 gene encoding uncharacterized protein: protein MFSNQVHVFRSPFRVLKYPRTKTPPNTRLFLLLLHANNNNNTNAGTSPTFLCSSLSDDSFSTPKPNQLGYNPSEELFGLEELKPSTANSHTPEPRSWFGPNGQYIRELPCPSCRGRGYTPCTGTECGIERSRPDCPKCYGKGILTCHQCSGDRVIWEESIDEQPWERARSISPLKVKEDDEVDKLDIKLDVKKKSKRVYQSPPPEVGLKISRSLKSLNAKTGLFSNRMKIIHQDPKLQAQRVAAIKKAKGTVAARKHTSKIMKAYFSDPVNRQKRSMAMKGVKFYCQNCGREGHRRHYCPELNDSLVDRRFTCRLCGGKGHNRRTCRKLKISLSNGRTIKHHQCKICHQFGHNRRTCPQAVPFAVPSKRRNAASRRPYKCRLCKKEGHNIRTCPSRTVVTENPQD from the exons atGTTTTCCAACCAGGTTCACGTGTTCCGCTCTCCATTTCGCGTTCTGAAATATCCACGCACGAAAACCCCACCCAACACGCGTCTCTTCCTTCTTCTGCTTCatgccaacaacaacaacaacacaaacGCTGGCACATCACCAACCTTCCTCTGTTCATCACTCAGTGATGACTCCTTTTCCACCCCAAAACCAAACCAG TTGGGTTACAATCCTTCAGAGGAACTGTTTGGTCTGGAGGAACTCAAGCCAAG CACGGCTAATTCTCATACACCAGAACCAAGGTCCTGGTTTGGTCCAAATGGACAGTATATCAGAGAGCTACCTTGTCCAAGTTGCCGGGGAAGGGGTTATACCCCTTGTACAGGTACAGAGTGTGGAATAGAAAGATCAAGGCCAGACTGTCCAAAATGTTATGGAAAG GGTATACTGACTTGCCACCAGTGCTCTGGAGATCGTGTTATATGGGAGGAATCAATTGATGAACAACCATGGGAGAGGGCCCGTTCTAT CTCCCCACTTAAAGTGAAGGAAGATGATGAAGTTGACAAATTAGACATAAAGCTAGATGTGAAGAAAAAATCCAAGCGTGTTTACCAGTCTCCACCTCCAGAAGTTGGATTAAAGATCAGTCGTTCATTAAAA AGTCTCAATGCCAAAACTGGTCTATTTAGCAACAGAATGAAGATTATCCACCAGGATCCCAAGCTTCAGGCACAGCGTGTGGCTGCTATCAAG AAAGCCAAGGGAACTGTTGCAGCAAGAAAGCATACTTCCAAAATTATGAAAGCTTACTTTAGTGATCCAGTAAACCGTCAGAAAAGGAGCATGGCCATGAAGG GTGTGAAATTCTACTGCCAAAACTGTGGACGTGAAGGGCATAGGAGACACTACTGTCCAGAACTCAATGATAGCTTGGTTGATCGGCGATTCACGTGTAGGCTCTGCGGGGGGAAAGGCCACAACAGAAGAACATGTAGAAAGTTAAAGATAAGCCTTAGCAATGGAAGAACAATAAAACACCATCAGTGCAAAATATGTCACCAATTCGGCCATAACCGCAGGACCTGCCCTCAAGCTGTTCCTTTTGCTGTTCCTAGTAAAAGAAGGAACGCGGCCTCTCGAAGACCATACAAATGTAGGTTGTGTAAGAAGGAGGGGCATAATATTAGGACATGTCCAAGTAGGACAGTTGTTACTGAGAATCCTCAAGATTAA
- the LOC100306222 gene encoding ubiquitin-conjugating enzyme E2, producing MSTPARKRLMRDFKRLQQDPPAGISGAPQDNNIMLWNAVIFGPDDTPWDGGTFKLTLQFTEDYPNKPPTVRFVSRMFHPNIYADGSICLDILQNQWSPIYDVAAILTSIQSLLCDPNPNSPANSEAARMFSENKREYNRKVREIVEQSWTAD from the exons ATGTCGACTCCGGCTAGGAAGAGACTGATGAGGGATTTTAAAAGATTGCAACAAGATCCTCCTGCTGGCATCAGTGGGGCTCCCCAAGACAATAATATTATGCTTTGGAATGCTGTTATCTTTGG CCCAGATGACACCCCTTGGGATGGAG GTACGTTTAAGTTGACACTTCAGTTTACAGAGGATTATCCTAATAAACCACCTACTGTGCGCTTTGTTTCTCGAATGTTTCATCCTAACA TTTATGCGGATGGCAGTATATGCTTGGACATTTTACAAAATCAGTGGAGCCCTATATATGATGTAGCTGCAATTCTTACCTCAATCCAG TCATTGTTGTGTGATCCAAACCCAAATTCACCAGCAAATTCTGAAGCTGCTCGGATGTTCAGCGAAAACAAGCGCGAATACAACAGAAAAGTACGCGAGATTGTTGAGCAAAGTTGGACTGCTGATTAA
- the LOC100789252 gene encoding single-stranded DNA-binding protein WHY1, chloroplastic isoform X2 encodes MSNLQLQLHSPPPSSLLSSSSSPSSLYSSSSLKLFPNHPFSTKSLPFNNHKHFSLRCRHTDLFDQNTIASTPRPTRPSASVGALPPRVYVGYSIYKGKAALTLTPRPPEFMPLDSGAYKISKEGYVLLQFAPAVGTRQYDWNRKQVFSLSVSEMGSVISLGARDSYELFHDPFKGKSDEGKVRKILKVEPLPDGSGHFFNLIYHAIPSGLAHLCKLHKARR; translated from the exons ATGTCGAATTTGCAGTTACAGCTTCACTCTCCTCCACCATCATCCCTCttatcatcttcatcatcaccatcatcactatactcttcttcttctcttaagCTATTCCCAAACCACCCTTTTTCCACAAAGTCCCTTCCTTTCAACAATCATAAACATTTCTCCCTAAGATGCCGCCACACTGACCTCTTCGACCAGAACACCATAGCCTCCACACCACGACCAACGAGACCCTCTGCTTCAG TTGGAGCTTTGCCGCCTAGGGTTTATGTTGGTTACTCCATTTACAAAGGGAAGGCTGCGCTTACATTGACTCCTAGGCCCCCGGAATTCATGCCGCTCGAT TCAGGAGCATACAAAATATCCAAGGAAGGTTATGTGCTGCTTCAGTTTGCACCGGCGGTTGGTACGCGCCAATATGATTGGAATAGGAAGCAG GTGTTTTCCTTATCAGTGAGTGAAATGGGAAGTGTGATTAGCCTTGGTGCAAGGGACTCTTATGAACTTTTTCATGATCCTTTTAAGGGCAAAAG TGATGAAGGTAAAGTCAGAAAAATTTTGAAGGTGGAGCCTCTTCCAGATGGTTCTGGACACTTCTTTAACCTAA ttTATCATGCCATACCTTCTGGGTTGGCACACCTTTGCAAACTCCATAAAGCCAGAAGATAA
- the LOC100789785 gene encoding probable LRR receptor-like serine/threonine-protein kinase At1g14390, protein MKNLWLCFSYLFPAAIILVLLTPSSVAQLSPSEGRILFQVQKLLEYPQALQGWNRWTNLCFLPSSPSLKIVCSNGHVTELTIIGNKTSPSLHNPKESAWTSLQTLSGRFSIDSFFTVMTKLSNLKMLSLVSLGLWGPLPAKINRFWSLEVLNISSNFIYGGIPQSISSMRNLKSLVLVDNLFNGSIPDLQSLSSLEELNLEGNNLGPGFPSLGKNLVTIVLRNNSLRSHIPPQLVHFDKLQVFDVSSNDFFGNIPSFIISLPSLQYLNLASNHLSGNLSVNMACSSSLTFVDISHNLLVGKLPSCFGSMSSKAKVLYSGNCLSTKNRLNDQQHPFSFCKREGALAVKPPAKNLKKESNLGTKLGLMLGIIVGIVVIGGLLVLLVVCIIRKSKAERSPHKMDKSVANKYSTSVSPRPIGTRHIPQAMKQAAVGLPPYRIFTSEEIEDATNNFDPSNLIEEGSQGQLYKGWLRDGSVVLVNCVKIKQKGLPHSIMQQVEVLHNLRHRHMVSVLGHCVITEQEHPQTTSTVFIVFEYISNVSLRDQLSDGRKREMLKWPQRMAMSIGIARGVQFLHTGVAPGIYGNNLKIENILLDDSLNAKVSRYNIPLPSKSAHNEQNATNHISSTNNTEKEDIYQLGVILLEVITGKQITSSSEIEELKEELENGSPEATSVIRSAIDPTLRGTYAYESMKTAVQITINCLSKVSSQRPSIEDVLWNLQYAMQVQESWTSSGNLSTKL, encoded by the exons ATGAAGAACTTGTGGCTTTGTTTCAGTTACTTGTTTCCTGCAGCAATCATTCTTGTTCTGCTTACTCCTTCCTCAGTTGCACAGCTATCACCAAGTGAGGGTAGAATTCTATTCCAAGTTCAGAAGCTTCTTGAGTACCCTCAAGCCCTTCAAGGGTGGAATAGATGGACCAACTTGTGCTTCCTCCCTTCCTCACCTTCCCTCAAGATAGTTTGCTCCAATGGTCATGTCACGGAACTTACAATCATTGGAAACAAGACCTCTCCATCTTTACACAATCCCAAAGAAAGTGCTTGGACTTCCCTTCAAACACTGTCTGGAAGATTCTCCATTGATTCTTTCTTCACTGTTATGACAAAGCTTTCAAATTTGAAGATGTTGTCCTTGGTGTCTTTGGGTTTGTGGGGTCCTTTACCAGCCAAGATCAACAGGTTTTGGTCCTTGGAAGTGCTGAACATTAGCTCAAATTTCATTTATGGGGGAATTCCACAATCTATATCCTCTATGAGGAATCTAAAGAGTCTTGTTTTGGTTGATAATCTCTTCAATGGAAGTATTCCTGACCTCCAAAGCCTAAGTTCTCTTGAAGAACTCAACTTGGAAGGTAATAATTTGGGTCCTGGATTCCCTTCATTGGGAAAGAATCTTGTTACTATTGTCTTGAGAAATAATTCACTGAGATCTCATATCCCTCCACAGCTTGTGCACTTTGACAAACTGCAGGTATTTGATGTGTCTTCCAACGATTTTTTTGGAAACATCCCATCATTTATAATCTCTTTGCCTTCCCTTCAGTACCTAAACTTGGCCTCAAACCATCTAAGTGGTAACCTATCAGTGAATATGGCATGTAGTTCTTCACTAACATTTGTGGATATCTCACACAACCTTCTGGTTGGAAAATTGCCATCCTGCTTTGGTTCaatgtcttcaaaggccaaagTGCTATATTCTGGGAACTGTTTGTCAACCAAAAATAGGTTGAATGATCAACAACATCCATTTTCTTTTTGCAAGAGAGAGGGGGCTTTGGCTGTTAAGCCTCCAGCTAAAAACCTGAAGAAGGAATCAAATTTGGGTACAAAACTAGGGCTAATGCTTGGAATAATTGTAGGAATTGTAGTAATTGGAGGACTTCTGGTTCTACTCGTTGTGTGCATCATTAGGAAGTCCAAAGCAGAAAGATCACCTCATAAAATGGACAAATCTGTTGCTAATAAATATTCTACCAGTGTATCTCCTAGACCAATTGGTACAA GACATATTCCTCAGGCAATGAAGCAAGCTGCAGTTGGACTGCCACCATACCGTATCTTCACATCAGAGGAAATTGAAGATGCAACTAACAACTTTGACCCATCAAATTTAATAGAAGAGGGATCACAGGGAcag CTATATAAAGGTTGGCTCAGAGATGGTTCAGTGGTCCTTGTTAATTGTGTAAAAATAAAGCAGAAAGGTTTGCCCCACAGCATCATGCAGCAAGTAGAGGTATTACACAATTTGAGGCACAGGCATATGGTGAGTGTTCTAGGACACTGTGTCATTACTGAACAGGAGCATCCACAAACAACAAGCACAGTCTTCATTGTGTTTGAGTACATCTCAAATGTGTCATTGAGGGATCAACTTTCAG ATGGGAGGAAGAGGGAAATGCTGAAATGGCCACAAAGAATGGCAATGAGCATAGGCATTGCAAGAGGAGTTCAATTCTTACACACAGGAGTTGCTCCTGGAATATATGGCAACAACTTAAAGATTGAGAACATTCTGTTGGATGATAGTCTCAATGCAAAAGTCAGTAGATACAACATTCCATTACCATCCAAG AGTGCACATAATGAACAAAATGCCACCAATCACATTAGCAG CACAAACAATACAGAAAAGGAAGATATCTATCAGTTGGGTGTTATTCTACTTGAAGTTATTACTGGAAAACAAATTACATCCTCGAGTGAAATAGAGGAGCTGAAGGAAGAG CTGGAGAATGGTTCACCAGAAGCAACATCAGTAATCAGAAGTGCCATTGACCCTACACTGAGGGGAACTTATGCATATGAATCAATGAAGACTGCAGTTCAGATCACCATAAACTGTCTCTCCAAGGTTTCTAGCCAGCGCCCTTCAATAGAGGATGTTCTTTGGAATTTGCAGTATGCAATGCAAGTTCAAGAGTCCTGGACCAGCAGTGGAAACCTCAGCACAAAATTGTAA